A single region of the Deinococcus planocerae genome encodes:
- a CDS encoding M23 family metallopeptidase, protein MRKRSWGLGLLLAGGGAVAWAHYAPALPDSAIAKPARQFGLPFAGAPGPETWLLGQGYGNTTGAYRQRRSTYVNLQGVHAGLDFSAPCGTPVRAIGDGVVAEVDGPHGSPPHNVVINHAGNLSSLYGHLRVRSSVRVGQRVTRGQVIGESGDSQFTCVSAPHLHLELRDRSHQRFFNPLPYIAADWDSLALAGSFGRGYQYDLAAPRRWQTPESQPEVRRGGRILNEFARPWPPSPGGAR, encoded by the coding sequence ATGCGGAAGAGAAGTTGGGGTCTGGGCCTTCTCCTGGCGGGAGGCGGGGCGGTGGCCTGGGCGCACTACGCGCCCGCGCTGCCGGACAGCGCCATAGCGAAACCCGCCCGGCAGTTCGGGCTGCCCTTTGCCGGGGCGCCGGGGCCGGAGACGTGGCTGCTCGGGCAGGGCTACGGCAACACGACGGGGGCGTACCGCCAGCGCCGCTCGACCTACGTCAACCTCCAGGGTGTGCACGCGGGGCTGGACTTCAGCGCTCCCTGCGGCACGCCGGTGCGCGCCATCGGGGACGGGGTGGTCGCCGAGGTGGACGGCCCGCACGGCAGCCCGCCGCACAACGTGGTGATCAACCACGCGGGGAACCTCAGCAGCCTGTACGGGCACCTGCGGGTGCGCTCATCCGTGCGGGTGGGGCAGCGGGTCACGCGCGGGCAGGTCATCGGGGAGAGCGGCGACTCGCAGTTCACCTGTGTCAGCGCCCCGCACCTGCACCTGGAGCTGCGTGACCGCTCGCACCAGCGCTTCTTCAACCCCCTGCCCTACATCGCCGCCGACTGGGACTCGCTGGCGCTGGCGGGCAGCTTCGGGCGCGGCTACCAGTACGACCTCGCGGCGCCGCGCCGGTGGCAGACGCCCGAGTCGCAGCCCGAGGTGCGCCGGGGTGGCCGAATCCTCAACGAGTTCGCCCGTCCGTGGCCGCCCTCGCCGGGGGGTGCCCGGTGA